In the Pseudomonadota bacterium genome, AACTCAGACCAACGGGCACGTGCACTCCCTCACTGGCTCCACCGCTACAACTGGCACCGCCCGCACGCCAGTCTCGGCTACCAACAACCCATCACCCGACTCGGTATCGATGTGAACAACCTACTGGCTATACACAGCTAGCCTGTGCCATCCGAGGCCATGCCACGCGTGGTGTGTTCATGTCGACAAGCGCGCCAGGACCTGCATCAACGACTCGGTCGAGTGCCAGGTTTGCTGTTTGCAGAACACCAGCGCACAGCCGCGCAACAGCAACCGGTCCGGCGCGGGTTGGTGCACTGTGCCATGGTAGGTGCGCCCGCTGCGCGGGTCGCGCAGGCGCCCTCGCCACCCACTGCCGTCGCGTACCAGGTCGGTGAGGATCGCATCGCCGACGGCCACGTGCGGGGTGGCAGCCGGATCCCACTGCCAGAGCACGGTACCGCAGGTGGCTGACGGACCCGACGTGCACGGTGCCAGACGCACGATCACGCCGAGTCCGGGTGAGGCGTAGTCGCCACTGAGTCCGCTCGCGTCGCCGCGTGTGGCTGTGAACACCGAGACCAGGGTCACGGCCATCAGCAGCGGTGTGATGCCACGCCGGCGGCGGCGGGGAGCGACCCGGGCAAACTCGGCGAGGTAGCGTGGGTGCTCGGTGCCCATCAGCCGGTCCCACCAGGTGAAATACAACCCGTAGTTACAGCGCCCCTCGGCGTGGTGCAGGTCGTGGTGCGTCACCGTCGTCAGCCAGCTGAACAGCGGCCGCCCGTCTGCCCGGGCGGGAAAGACTTCGACGCCACAGTGGCCAATGGCGTTGCGCACCATCATGTGGCTGACAAACACCAGCAACGCGAGCGAGTGGGTGGGCAGGAACAGCAGCACCAGCGGCAGGTAGACGGCATTCACCACCGCCTCTTCGGTGTCGAAGCTGTAGGCGGCGAACGGCGTCGGCCGGTGCGAGCGGTGGTGCAGGCGGTGGCAGCGGCGAAACAGCGTGCGGTGGTGCAGCAGGCGGTGGGTCCAGTAGAACCAGGCGTCGTGCAACACGATCAGCACGGTGACACTGACACACCCGTAGGCCCAGCCGAACGTGTCGATGTCGGTGTACACCGTAATGACCCCGGCGCGTTCGCCGAGCGCGATCAGCGTGCCCGCCGCCGTGAAGATCAGCACCGTGCGCAGGCTGGCGAGCAGCTCGCGCCGGACCTGCCCAGCCGGCACTGCGCCTGGGCGTAGGGTCTGGCGCGCCAATCGGCGTGCCAGCAACACATTGACCACGAGGTAGGTGCCGCCCGCCCCGATCAGGTAGCGCAGCAGGTCGGCGGGAAAGACGGACGCGTAGAGACCGGCAAGCGTGCTCAAGGTGGTCATGACAGGGCCTCGGTTGGATCGGGTGGACCGCCAACCTCGTGGATCACCTGACACGGTGCGCGCCGATGTTGAACACCGGGGTCGATTGCGCGGAATCGGCGACGATCCGGCACAATCGGCGAGCGCACGCAGCGGTGGCGTGCGCTAATGCGGTCTCCCCGAAGCGGAGCGGACGCGGTATGGCGACAGCGGATGTGTTCTTGCGCGGCGGTGCCAGTGCGCTGCTGCTGCTCTGTGCCTGCGTGTTCTGGTCGTTTGGCGGCCTCGATCGCAAGCGGGTGTCGGTGATGGTGCTCTGTGGTGCGCTGGTGCCCTACCTGCTGCTGTCATCGCCCACCCTCGCGCCGGACGGGGCGCTCGAGTCAGTCCTGCGCGCCGTCGCGGCGCTCATCCCGGTCGTGCTGTACTGGGCCACCCTCGAGCTGTTCGTCGATGAGCCGGAGGTGCGCGGGTGGCAGCTTGGCGTCGCCGGTCTCATCGTGGGTGCGTCGTGG is a window encoding:
- a CDS encoding integrase core domain-containing protein; the encoded protein is NSDQRARALPHWLHRYNWHRPHASLGYQQPITRLGIDVNNLLAIHS
- a CDS encoding sterol desaturase family protein gives rise to the protein MTTLSTLAGLYASVFPADLLRYLIGAGGTYLVVNVLLARRLARQTLRPGAVPAGQVRRELLASLRTVLIFTAAGTLIALGERAGVITVYTDIDTFGWAYGCVSVTVLIVLHDAWFYWTHRLLHHRTLFRRCHRLHHRSHRPTPFAAYSFDTEEAVVNAVYLPLVLLFLPTHSLALLVFVSHMMVRNAIGHCGVEVFPARADGRPLFSWLTTVTHHDLHHAEGRCNYGLYFTWWDRLMGTEHPRYLAEFARVAPRRRRRGITPLLMAVTLVSVFTATRGDASGLSGDYASPGLGVIVRLAPCTSGPSATCGTVLWQWDPAATPHVAVGDAILTDLVRDGSGWRGRLRDPRSGRTYHGTVHQPAPDRLLLRGCALVFCKQQTWHSTESLMQVLARLST